In the genome of Pseudoliparis swirei isolate HS2019 ecotype Mariana Trench chromosome 3, NWPU_hadal_v1, whole genome shotgun sequence, one region contains:
- the acaca gene encoding acetyl-CoA carboxylase 1 isoform X3 has protein sequence MAQQDGAAKKSPAVAALHSHFTVGSVSEENSEDENLGKPGLQLEERETRSSSPSSDSSSNFEIGLDRTDGPTHNLSGGTNGCCVLRPDRPSMSGLHLVKQGRDRRRIDLQRDFTVASPAEFVTRFGGNKVIEKVLIANNGIAAVKCMRSIRRWAYEMFRNERAIRFVVMVTPEDLKANAEYIKMADHYVPVPGGTNNNNYANVELILDIAKRIPVQAVWAGWGHASENPKLPDLLHKNGIAFMGPPSQAMWALGDKIASSIVAQTAGIPTLPWSGSGLTVEWTESNQKKKTINVPADVFELGCIQDVEDGLKAAEKVGYPIMVKASEGGGGKGIRKVNCADDFPNLFRQVQAEVPGSPIFVMQLAKHARHLEVQILADEYGNAISLFGRDCSVQRRHQKIIEEAPATIAPSDVFEDMERCAVKLAKMVGYVSAGTVEYLYSQDGSFYFLELNPRLQVEHPCTEMVADVNLPAAQLQIAMGIPLQRIKDIRMLYGVQPWGDSHIDFEGLSTAPSPRGHVIAARITSENPDEGFKPSSGTVQELNFRSNKNVWGYFSVAAAGGLHEFADSQFGHCFSWGENREEAISNMVVALKELSIRGDFRTTVEYLIKLLETESFQHNTIDTGWLDRLISEKMQAERPDTMLGIVSGALHVADVNLRNSVSNFLHSLERGQVLPAHTLLNTVDVELIYEGTKYVLTVTRQCPNSYVVIMNHSAVEVDVHRLSDGGLLLSYDGSSYTTYMKEEVDRYRITIGNKTCVFERENDPSLLRSPSAGKLIQYMVEDGGHVFSGQCYAEIEVMKMVMTLTALESGCIHYVKRVGAALVPGCVISKLQLDDPSRVQQAVLHTGPLPIIQAVALRGEKLHRVFHNTLDYLIHIMNGYCLPEPFFSNKLKDWVERLMKNMRDPSLPLLELQDIMTSVSGRIPPAVEKSIKKEMAQYASNITSVLCQFPSQQIANILDSHAATLNKKSEREVFFMNTQSIVQLVQKYRSGIRGHMKAVVMDLLRQYLKVEIQFQNGHYDKCVFALREENKSDMANVLNYIFSHAQVTKKNLLVTMLIDQLCGRDPTLTDELMTILTELTQLSKTTNAKVALRARQVLIASHLPSYELRHNQVESIFLSAIDMYGHQFCIENLQNLILSETSIFDVLPNFFYHSNQVVRMAALEVYVRRAYIAYELNSVQHRQLRDNTCIVEFQFMLPTSHPNRGNIPTLNRRISAPVLDFARTADTRLKTTKLQDLKDSKSKDDKADEKNAADSESADRMSFSSNLNHYGMLHIASVSDVLLDSSFTPPCQRMGAMVAFRSFEEFNKNIYDVLSCFSDSPPPSPTFPEGGNPVLYGEEETKSVPEEPIHILNVAIKTDSDIDDDGLAAIFREFTHTKKSMLFEHGIRRLTFLVAQEREFPKFFTFRARDKFEEDRIYRHLEPALAFQLELNRMRNFALTAIPCANHKMHLYLGAARVEVGTEVTDYRFFVRAIIRHSDLVTKEASFEYLHNEAERLLLEAMDELEVAFNNTTVRTDCNHIFLNFVPTVIMDPSKIEESVRSMVMRYGSRLWKLRVLQAELKINIRLTPTGKQIPIRLFLTNESGYYLDISLYKEVTNSRTGQVGPQDRQIMFRAYGDKQGPLHGMLINTPYVTKDLLQSKRFQAQTLGTTYVYDFPEMFRQALKKLWHSFQTFAHLPKCPLPSELLTFTELVLDAQGQLLQMNRLPGGNEIGMVAWRMTLRTPEYPAGREIIVISNDITHKIGSFGPQEDILFLRASEMARKSRIPRIYIAANSGARIGLAEEIRHMFHVAWQDIADPYKGFKYLYLTPQDYKKVSALNSVHCEHVEDEGESRYKITDIIGKDDGLGVENLKGSGMIAGESSLAYDEIITMNLVTCRAIGIGAYLVRLGQRTIQVDNSHIILTGASALNKVLGREVYTSNNQLGGIQIMHNNGVTHTSVCDDFEGVFALLAWLSYMPKCKSSPVPILCAKDPVDRLVDFLPTKTPYDPRWMLAGRPSQSPKGSWQSGFFDQGSFMEIMQPWAQSVVVGRARLGGIPTGVVAVETRSMELSIPADPANLDSDAKTIQQAGQVWFPDSAFKTAQAIKDLNREGLPLMVFSNWRGFSGGMKDMYDQVLKFGAYIVDGLRAYKQPVLVYIPPHAELRGGSWVVIDPTINPRHMEMYADRNSRGGVLEPEGTVEIKFRRKDLIKTMRRVDPVYTSLAERLGTPELSPSDCEELESKLKEREEFLLPIYHQVAVQFADLHDTPGRMQEKGVITDILDWQTSRRFFYWRLRRLLLEDTVMGKIQAANTDLTDGQIQAMLRRWFVEAEGTVKAYLWDNNEEVVAWLEKQIADEEGARSVVDENIKYIRRDHILKQIRSLVQANPEVAMDSIVHMTQHISPTQRAEVVRILSTMETPASS, from the exons ATGGCTCAGCAGGACGGCGCTGCCAAGAAGAGCCCTGCGGTGGCGGCGTTGCACTCGCACTTCACTGTGGGATCGGTATCGGAGGAGAACTCGGAGGATGAGAACCTCGGGAAGCCtggcctgcagctggaggagagggagacccGCTCCTCGTCGCCGTCCTCTGACAGCTCAAGCAACTTTGAAATAGGATTGGACCGCACTGATGGCCCCACGCACAATCTAAG CGGTGGTACGAATGGCTGTTGCGTTCTTCGCCCTGACAGGCCAAGCATGTCAGGGCTGCACCTAGTGAAGCAAGGCAGAGATCGCCGGCGTATTGATCTTCAAAGAGATTTTACCGTGGCCTCTCCCGCGGAATTTGTCACCCGCTTTGGTGGCAACAAGGTCATCGAGAAG GTGCTTATTGCCAACAATGGCATTGCGGCGGTCAAATGCATGCGCTCCATCCGCCGCTGGGCCTATGAGATGTTTCGCAATGAAAGGGCAATCCGCTTTGTCGTAATGGTGACCCCGGAGGACCTTAAGGCCAATGCAG AATACATCAAAATGGCAGATCATTACGTACCTGTGCCAGGAGGGACGAATAATAACAACTATGCCAATGTTGAGCTCATTCTGGACATTGCAAAACGCATACCTGTTCAG GCGGTGTGGGCTGGATGGGGTCATGCCTCAGAGAACCCCAAACTCCCAGATCTGCTTCACAAGAATGGCATTGCTTTCATGG GTCCCCCGAGTCAGGCTATGTGGGCTCTGGGAGACAAGATTGCCTCGTCCATCGTGGCTCAGACAGCTGGCATTCCTACCCTGCCCTGGAGCGGTTCAG GCCTCACAGTGGAATGGACAGAGAGCAACCAAAAGAAGAAAACCATCAATGTTCCAGCTGACGTGTTTGAGCTCGGCTGCATCCAGGATGTGGAGGATGGCCTCAAA GCTGCAGAGAAAGTCGGTTACCCCATCATGGTGAAGGCTTCAGAAGGAGGCGGAGGCAAAGGCATCCGTAAAGTCAACTGTGCTGACGATTTCCCAAATCTCTTCAGACAG GTCCAGGCAGAAGTTCCAGGTTCACCTATTTTCGTCATGCAGCTAGCCAAACACGCCCGCCACCTCGAGGTCCAGATCTTGGCCGATGAATATGGCAATGCAATTTCACTATTTGGGAGAGATTGCTCTGTGCAGCGACGGCACCAGAAAATTATAGAGGAGGCTCCTGCCACCATCGCCCCCTCTGACGTGTTTGAGGATATGGAAAGG TGTGCAGTGAAGCTGGCTAAGATGGTTGGGTACGTCAGTGCAGGTACGGTTGAGTACCTCTACAGCCAGGATGGCAGCTTCTACTTCCTGGAGCTCAACCCTCGTCTGCAGGTGGAACACCCCTGCACCGAGATGGTGGCCGACGTCAACTTGCCTGCTGCCCAGCTGCAG ATTGCAATGGGTATACCTCTTCAGAGGATAAAAGACATCAGGATGCTGTATGGGGTCCAGCCGTGGGGAGATTCTCACATTGACTTCGAGGGCCTGTCGacagccccctccccccgggGCCATGTCATCGCAGCACGCATCACCAGCGAAAACCCTGATGAG GGTTTTAAGCCAAGCTCCGGCACAGTGCAAGAGCTGAATTTCCGCAGCAATAAGAACGTGTGGGGCTACTTCAGCGTGGCAGCGGCCGGGGGGCTGCACGAGTTTGCAGACTCTCAGTTTGGACACTGTTTCTCTTGGGGAGAGAATCGGGAAGAAGCCATCTC CAACATGGTGGTGGCTCTGAAGGAGTtgtccatcagaggagacttcagGACCACAGTGGAATACCTAATCAAGCTCCTGGAGACTGAAAGCTTTCAGCACAACACCATTGACACCGGCTGGCTGGACAGGCTTATCTCAGAGAAGATGCAG GCGGAGCGTCCCGATACCATGCTGGGAATTGTGAGCGGTGCTCTTCATGTGGCCGATGTCAATCTAAGGAACAGCGTGTCCAACTTTCTGCATTCTCTGGAAAG GGGCCAGGTGCTgccagcacacacacttctcaacACGGTGGACGTGGAGCTGATCTATGAAGGTACTAAGTACGTCCTGACGGTGACCCGCCAGTGTCCCAACTCCTACGTGGTCATCATGAACCACTCCGCCGTTGAGGTGGATGTCCATCGGCTCAGTGACGGAGGGCTTTTGCTGTCTTATGATGGAAGCAGTTACACCACCTacatgaaggaggaggtggacag GTATCGCATCACGATTGGAAACAAGACGTGTGTTTTTGAAAGAGAGAATGATCCTTCGCTGCTGCGATCTCCTTCAGCTGGAAAGCTCATCCAGTACATGGTCGAGGATGGCGGGCACGTGTTTTCTGGCCAGTGCTATGCCGAGATAGAG GTGATGAAGATGGTGATGACCCTCACCGCTTTGGAGTCTGGTTGTATTCACTACGTGAAGAGGGTTGGAGCAGCACTGGTGCCTGGCTGTGTCATTTCCAAGCTTCAACTGGATGACCCCAGCCGAGTGCAGCAG GCCGTGCTGCACACGGGGCCCCTACCTATTATCCAGGCAGTGGCACTGAGAGGGGAGAAGCTACACAGAGTCTTCCACAACACGCTGGATTATCTTATTCACATTATGAACGGCTACTGTCTCCCTGAGCCTTTTTTCAGCAATAAG TTGAAAGACTGGGTGGAGAGGTTGATGAAAAACATGCGCGATCCCTCTCTGCCACTGTTGGAGCTTCAAGACATCATGACCAGTGTGTCAGGTCGCATCCCCCCTGCTGTGGAGAAGTCCATCAAGAAGGAGATGGCGCAGTACGCCAGCAACATCACCTCCGTGCTCTGCCAGTTCCCGAGCCAGCAG ATTGCAAACATCCTGGACAGCCATGCTGCTACTCTGAACAAGAAGTCTGAGAGAGAAGTCTTCTTCATGAACACACAAAGCATCGTTCAGCTGGTGCAGAA GTATCGCAGCGgcatcagaggtcacatgaaggCCGTGGTGATGGACTTGCTCAGACAGTACCTTAAGGTAGAGATCCAGTTTCAGAATG GACACTATGACAAGTGTGTGTTCGCGCTGCGTGAGGAAAACAAGAGCGACATGGCAAACGTGCTCAACTACATTTTCTCCCATGCGCAAGTCACCAAGAAGAACCTGCTGGTTACCATGCTCATT GATCAGCTGTGTGGCCGTGATCCCACGCTGACGGATGAACTGATGACCATCTTGACTGAGCTCACCCAGCTCAGCAAGACGACCAACGCCAAGGTGGCACTGCGAGCCCGGCAG GTGTTGATCGCTTCCCACCTCCCCTCGTATGAGTTACGACACAACCAGGTGGAGtccatcttcctctctgccaTTGATATGTATGGGCACCAATTCTGCATCGAGAACCTGCAG aatcTGATCCTTTCAGAAACGTCCATCTTTGACGTTCTGCCCAACTTCTTCTACCACAGTAATCAGGTCGTCAGGATGGCTGCCCTTGAG GTATACGTTCGCAGAGCATACATCGCCTATGAGCTCAACAGCGTCCAGCATCGCCAACTGAGGGACAACACGTGTATCGTAGAGTTCCAGTTCATGCTTCCCACCTCGCACCCCAACAG AGGGAACATCCCCACTCTAAACAG GAGAATCTCTGCTCCGGTCCTGGACTTTGCAAGAACAGCGGACACTAGATTAAAGACAACTAAACTCCAGGACCTTAAAGATAGTAAATCTAAGGATGATAAAGCGGACGAGAAAAATGCTGCTGATTCGGAATCTGCGGACAG GATGTCATTCTCCTCCAACCTGAACCACTACGGCATGTTGCACATCGCCAGCGTCAGCGACGTTCTGCTTGACTCGTCCTTCACGCCACCTTGCCAGCGAATGGGAGCCATGGTCGCTTTCCGCTCATTCGAGGAGTTCAACAA GAACATTTACGACGTTCTGAGCTGCTTCTCTGACTCTCCTCCGCCAAGTCCAACCTTTCCAGAAGGAGGCAATCCTGTCCTCTACGGGGAAGAGGAGACCAAG AGCGTCCCGGAAGAGCCCATCCATATCCTGAATGTGGCCATAAAGACGGACAGCGACATTGATGACGACGGCCTGGCAGCCATATTCAGGGAGTTCACTCACACAAAG AAATCTATGCTGTTTGAACACGGCATCCGTCGGCTGACTTTCCTTGTGGCCCAGGAG AGGGAATTCCCAAAGTTTTTCACATTCCGTGCCAGAGACAAG TTTGAGGAGGACAGGATCTACCGCCATTTGGAGCCGGCACTGGCGTTCCAGTTGGAGCTAAACCGCATGCGCAATTTTGCCCTCACTGCCATTCCGTGTGCCAACCACAAGATGCACTTGTACCTGGGTGCTGCCCGTGTGGAGGTGGGCACAGAGGTCACGGACTACCGGTTCTTTGTGCGAGCCATCATCCGCCACTCCGATCTGGTCACAAAG GAGGCCTCGTTCGAATACCTTCACAATGAGGCAGAGCGTCTGCTGCTGGAGGCCATGGATGAGCTGGAGGTGGCTTTCAACAACACAACTGTACGAACTGACTGCAACCATATCTTCCTCAATTTTGTCCCAACAGTCATCATGGACCCATCTAAG ATTGAGGAGTCTGTGCGCTCCATGGTGATGCGTTACGGCAGCCGTCTGTGGAAGCTGCGAGTCCTGCAGGCTGAACTGAAAATTAACATCCGCCTGACACCAACTGGAAAGCAAATCCCCATCCGACTCTTCCTCACCAATGAATCTGGGTACTACCTGGACATCAGCCTGTACAAGGAGGTCACTAATTCCCGAACGGGACAGGTGGGGCCCCAAGACCGACAG ATCATGTTCCGAGCATATGGAGACAAGCAAGGGCCGCTGCATGGCATGCTCATCAACACCCCCTATGTGACCAAGGACCTGCTGCAGTCTAAGCGCTTCCAGGCGCAGACTCTGGGCACCACCTATGTCTATGACTTTCCAGAAATGTTCAGACAG GCTCTGAAAAAGCTGTGGCACTCTTTCCAGACCTTCGCCCACTTACCCAAATGCCCCCTTCCCTCTGAGCTACTCACCTTCACAGAGCTGGTTCTCGATGCCCAAGGTCAGCTGCTGCAGATGAACAGACTGCCGGGGGGCAACGAG ATTGGCATGGTGGCGTGGCGGATGACCCTGCGCACGCCAGAATATCCAGCGGGACGTGAGATCATCGTCATAAGTAACGACATCACGCACAAGATCGGCTCATTTGGGCCCCAGGAGGACATATTGTTCCTGCGGGCTTCAGAGATGGCACGGAAGAGCCGCATCCCGCGGATCTACATCGCAGCCAACAGTGGCGCTCGCATCGGGCTGGCGGAGGAAATCAGACACATGTTCCACGTGGCCTGGCAGGATATAGCTGATCCTTATAAG GGATTCAAGTATCTCTACCTCACACCTCAGGATTACAAGAAGGTTTCAGCCCTGAACTCTGTGCATTGTGAACATGTGGAGGATGAGGGAGAATCCAG GTACAAGATCACTGACATCATTGGAAAAGATGATGGGCTGGGTGTGGAGAATCTGAAAGGGTCAGGAATGATTGCTGGAGAATCCTCTCTGGCTTATGACGAGATCATCACCATGAACCTG GTCACGTGCAGAGCCATAGGGATTGGGGCATATCTGGTGAGGCTTGGACAGAGAACCATCCAAGTGGACAACTCTCACATTATCCTTACTGGAGCGTCTGCACTTAACAAG GTGCTGGGCAGGGAAGTGTACACATCGAACAACCAACTTGGCGGCATTCAAATAATGCACAACAACGGTGTGACCCACACTAGTGTTTGTGATGACTTTGAGGGAGTCTTCGCGCTTCTGGCGTGGCTATCCTACATGCCCAAG TGTAAATCTAGTCCAGTGCCAATCCTCTGCGCCAAGGATCCCGTGGATCGTCTGGTGGATTTTCTGCCTACAAAGACTCCGTATGACCCTCGCTGGATGCTAGCAGGACGTCCCAGCCAGT CTCCAAAGGGTTCCTGGCAGAGTGGCTTTTTTGACCAGGGCTCCTTCATGGAGATCATGCAGCCATGGGCTCAGAGTGTGGTGGTAGGCCGAGCCCG ACTGGGTGGGATACCTACTGGGGTGGTCGCCGTGGAAACCAGGTCAATGGAGCTGTCGATCCCAGCCGATCCAGCTAATTTGGACTCTGATGCAAAG ACCATCCAGCAGGCCGGACAGGTTTGGTTCCCAGACTCTGCCTTTAAAACCGCCCAGGCCATTAAGGACCTAAACAGAGAGGGTCTACCTCTCATGGTGTTTTCCAACTGGAGGGGCTTCTCTGGAGGAATGAAAG ATATGTACGACCAGGTGCTGAAGTTTGGGGCCTACATTGTGGATGGGCTGAGGGCGTACAAGCAGCCAGTACTGGTTTATATCCCCCCCCATGCTGAGCTGAGGGGAGGATCCTGGGTGGTTATCGATCCCACCATCAACCCACGTCACATGGAGATGTACGCTGACAGGAACAGCCG TGGTGGTGTTTTGGAGCCCGAAGGCACAGTGGAGATCAAATTCAGAAGGAAGGACCTGATAAAGACCATGAGAAGAGTGGATCCAGTCTACACAAGCCTGGCTGAAAGACTGG GAACGCCAGAGCTGAGTCCCTCCGATTGTGAAGAGCTGGAGAGCAAGCTGAAGGAGCGTGAGGAGTTTCTCCTGCCAATCTACCACCAGGTGGCCGTGCAGTTTGCGGACCTCCACGACACTCCGGGTCGCATGCAAGAGAAGGGCGTCATAACG